The genomic interval TGCCTCCCCGCATACCGCCGATCACGATCGGCTGCTCGACACCAATCGCCGTTTCTACAATGACTTGTGGAAAGACTCGCAACTGGTGTCGCCCGACCAGTTCAATACCTGGCCGCTGGTCTGCCGACTCAATCGCGACGGCTGCGAGCGCCTTGAGGTCGGGCCCGGCATGCGGCCGCGGCTGCCCATCGCCGGTACCCACTTCGCCGACATCAGCGAGCCCGCCCTGCGCACGCTGCGCGCCGAAGGCGGTCACACGGAATCTGCGGTCATCAGCGACCTGCCCTACGAAGACGGCCGCTTCGACCTGATCTCTGCGCTCGACATCATCGAGCACGTCGAGGATGACGAGCAGGCCATGCGCGAACTGACGCGTGTCGCCGCCCCGGGGGCGCGCATCCTGCTCTCGACGCCCCTCCATCCGGAGTACTGGACCCGCTTCGACGAAATCGTGGGTCACTACCGCCGCTACACGCCCAACAGCCTGTTCGCGTTGCTGGAACGCCATGGTCTTACCATCGATCAGAGCGGCGTCTTCGGCATGAAGCCCCGCTCGTCACTCCTCACCCGTCTGGGCATGTGGTTCCTGCAGCATCACCGCGATACGGCCATGCATTACTACAACCGCTACTTCATGCCGCTGGCCCTGAAGCGTCAGAAGACGCTCCAGCTCTATCCGGGCATGATCCCCACAGAAGACGTCGGCGAGGTCTTTCTCGTCTGCCGCCGAGTGACCTAACGCGCACTCGCGGCCGGAACATGGTTGCTTGAAGGAACCCGCTCCCGCGGGTATTGTCCATGGATCAAGACCCTTACCCAGGCTGCATCGATGTTCGATACCCGTCCGCTGCATACGGCCCAACAACAGCACCCGTTTATCCTGTCGCTGCTCGTGCTCGCGACCGGCTTCGTGCTGACGATGCAGAATCCGCAGGCCCAGGACGCCACTGCCGAGCTGGTCTCGAAGGTTGAGCTGCCCACCCTCGCGCAGGTCATGGAAATGCGGCCTCAAAGCCCGCCGCCCGGGGTCGAGGGTGACCAGATGGTCAGCGA from Thioalkalivibrio sp. ALJ12 carries:
- a CDS encoding bifunctional 2-polyprenyl-6-hydroxyphenol methylase/3-demethylubiquinol 3-O-methyltransferase UbiG gives rise to the protein MSDPASPHTADHDRLLDTNRRFYNDLWKDSQLVSPDQFNTWPLVCRLNRDGCERLEVGPGMRPRLPIAGTHFADISEPALRTLRAEGGHTESAVISDLPYEDGRFDLISALDIIEHVEDDEQAMRELTRVAAPGARILLSTPLHPEYWTRFDEIVGHYRRYTPNSLFALLERHGLTIDQSGVFGMKPRSSLLTRLGMWFLQHHRDTAMHYYNRYFMPLALKRQKTLQLYPGMIPTEDVGEVFLVCRRVT